The proteins below come from a single Crossiella sp. CA-258035 genomic window:
- a CDS encoding cellulose binding domain-containing protein — MSRKILLARVAAVLTVVLGIALAGFVPAHAASVTASFAKQQSWDSGYTGQITVKNDTGAQVSGWKVEFDLPAGTSVGAYWDALQTNAGGHYVFTNREYNGTLAPGASAAFGFNVSGTAAPANCKINGSPCDGGSTTPTTTPTTSKTTTSSSSTSTSTTTPTTTSGPPPAGNKLLVGYLHSSFANGSGYIRMADVPDEWDIIQLAFAEPTSVTSGDLRFRLCPVAECPNVESEAEFIAAIKAKQAKGKKVLISIGGQNGQVQLTTTAARDAFVSSVSAIIDRYGLNGLDIDFEGHSLYLNSGDTDFKAPKTSVVVNLISALKTLKARYGSGFQLTMAPETFFVQLGYQFYGGSGGADNRAGSYLPVIYAMRDDLTLLHVQQYNSGPIMGLDNQWKQMPSVDFHVAMGDMVLGGFPVKGDPNNYFPALRQDQVALGLPASPNAGNGHTSVAAVHKVLDCLMKGSNCESYKPRAKYAGLRGLMTWSINWDRFNNAEFSKNHRAYLDR; from the coding sequence ATGTCACGCAAGATCTTGTTAGCTCGGGTGGCGGCAGTGCTCACGGTGGTGCTCGGCATCGCCCTGGCCGGGTTCGTGCCCGCGCACGCGGCCTCGGTCACCGCCTCATTCGCCAAACAGCAGTCCTGGGACAGCGGCTACACCGGCCAAATCACGGTCAAGAACGACACCGGCGCCCAGGTCAGCGGCTGGAAGGTGGAGTTCGACCTGCCGGCAGGCACCTCGGTCGGCGCCTACTGGGATGCCCTGCAGACCAACGCCGGCGGGCACTACGTCTTCACCAACCGCGAGTACAACGGCACTCTGGCCCCCGGCGCGAGCGCGGCCTTCGGCTTCAACGTCAGCGGCACCGCGGCCCCGGCCAACTGCAAGATCAACGGCAGCCCCTGCGACGGCGGGTCCACCACCCCGACCACCACCCCGACCACGAGCAAGACGACCACTTCGTCCTCGAGCACCTCGACCTCGACCACCACGCCGACCACCACCAGCGGCCCGCCGCCCGCCGGGAACAAGCTGCTGGTCGGCTACCTGCACTCGAGCTTCGCCAACGGCTCCGGCTACATCCGGATGGCCGACGTGCCGGACGAGTGGGACATCATCCAGCTCGCCTTCGCCGAGCCGACCTCGGTGACCTCCGGCGACCTGCGCTTCCGGCTCTGCCCGGTGGCCGAGTGCCCGAACGTGGAGTCCGAGGCCGAGTTCATCGCCGCGATCAAGGCCAAGCAGGCCAAGGGCAAGAAGGTGCTGATCTCCATCGGCGGCCAGAACGGCCAGGTCCAGCTGACCACCACCGCGGCGCGGGACGCCTTCGTCAGCTCGGTCAGCGCGATCATCGACCGGTACGGCCTCAACGGCCTGGACATCGACTTCGAGGGCCACTCGCTCTACCTGAACTCCGGCGACACCGACTTCAAGGCGCCGAAGACCTCGGTGGTGGTCAACCTGATCTCCGCGCTGAAGACGCTGAAGGCCAGGTATGGCAGCGGTTTCCAGCTGACCATGGCGCCGGAGACCTTCTTCGTGCAGCTCGGCTACCAGTTCTACGGCGGCAGTGGCGGCGCGGACAACCGGGCGGGCTCCTACCTGCCGGTGATCTACGCGATGCGCGACGACCTGACCCTGCTGCACGTCCAGCAGTACAACTCCGGGCCGATCATGGGCCTGGACAACCAGTGGAAGCAGATGCCCAGCGTGGACTTCCACGTGGCCATGGGCGACATGGTGCTCGGCGGCTTCCCGGTCAAGGGCGATCCGAACAACTACTTCCCCGCCCTGCGCCAGGACCAGGTCGCGCTCGGCCTGCCGGCCAGCCCCAACGCGGGCAACGGGCACACCTCGGTGGCCGCGGTGCACAAGGTGCTGGACTGCCTGATGAAGGGCAGCAACTGCGAGTCCTACAAGCCCAGGGCGAAGTACGCCGGCCTGCGCGGCCTGATGACCTGGTCGATCAACTGGGACCGGTTCAACAACGCCGAGTTCAGCAAGAACCACCGGGCCTACCTGGACCGCTAA
- a CDS encoding lactate utilization protein C, with product MLTRIRTALSGRPGPAPVPRDYDRARDLGDVVEVLAERVADYRAVVHRVTADRLGVWIDALLDARGARRIAVPADVPADWLNEDLTWLVDQPPLSIETLDGCDGVLTGCAVAIAETGTIVLDAGVAQGRRALTLLPDYHLCVVRADQIAATVPEALARLDPVRPLTFISGPSATSDIELDRVEGVHGPRTLEVLIVSG from the coding sequence ATGCTGACCCGCATCCGCACCGCGCTCAGCGGCAGGCCCGGCCCGGCGCCGGTGCCGCGCGACTACGACCGCGCCAGGGACCTCGGCGACGTGGTGGAGGTGCTGGCCGAGCGGGTCGCGGACTACCGGGCCGTGGTGCACCGGGTGACCGCGGACCGGCTGGGCGTGTGGATCGACGCGCTGCTGGACGCCCGCGGCGCGCGGCGGATCGCGGTGCCCGCCGATGTGCCCGCGGACTGGCTCAACGAGGACCTGACCTGGCTGGTGGACCAGCCGCCGCTGTCCATCGAGACCCTGGACGGCTGCGACGGCGTGCTCACCGGCTGCGCGGTGGCCATCGCGGAGACCGGCACCATCGTGCTGGACGCCGGCGTGGCCCAGGGCAGGCGGGCGCTGACCCTGCTGCCGGACTACCACCTGTGCGTGGTGCGGGCGGACCAGATCGCGGCCACCGTGCCGGAGGCGCTGGCCAGGCTGGACCCGGTGCGCCCGCTGACCTTCATCAGCGGCCCGTCCGCGACCAGCGACATCGAGCTGGACCGGGTGGAGGGCGTGCACGGCCCGCGCACCCTGGAGGTCCTGATCGTCTCCGGCTGA
- a CDS encoding histidine kinase, with translation MDAVGELLTERSAMAVLAGIAVLAAFVLLCRARRVSTSMEDATLTALHRVTDAAPTLREGLSVRSADELTPHLKEMLGCVAVALTDGDGEVLSWAGEANYHYEDLRPTVEKAIIHRTTETTSHGMMDCDVNKCALRHAIVAPLEVDGIMVGSLLVASAVGGRRLSRAAEVGSRYITTHLELAELEESRSRLAIAEVRALRAQISPHFLYNALTTISSLVRTDQEQARDLLLDFADFTRYSFRTAGEFTTLGEELHNVERYLTLERARYGDALNAQVRIAPEVLSVAVPFLTLQPLVENAVRHGLANKPGGGTVTVVAADNGAEATISVEDDGVGMDPERLSQDLNSHFTGAHVGINNIDHRLRSFFGNDYGLVVETNLGAGTKISMRVPKFTAGVHAPPPTWPDAVGRKQEEAHQPTG, from the coding sequence ATGGACGCCGTGGGTGAACTGCTCACTGAGCGATCGGCCATGGCGGTCCTGGCGGGTATCGCCGTTCTCGCCGCCTTTGTCCTGCTGTGCCGGGCACGGCGGGTCAGCACCTCGATGGAGGACGCCACGCTGACCGCCCTGCACCGGGTGACCGATGCTGCCCCAACACTGCGCGAGGGCCTGTCGGTGCGGTCGGCTGATGAGCTGACCCCGCACCTGAAGGAGATGCTCGGCTGCGTGGCGGTCGCGCTCACCGACGGGGACGGCGAGGTGCTGTCCTGGGCCGGTGAGGCGAACTACCACTACGAGGACCTCCGCCCCACCGTGGAGAAGGCGATCATCCATCGCACCACCGAGACCACCAGTCACGGGATGATGGACTGCGACGTCAACAAGTGCGCGCTGCGGCACGCGATCGTGGCCCCGCTGGAGGTCGACGGGATCATGGTCGGCTCGCTGCTGGTGGCCTCCGCGGTCGGCGGGCGCAGGCTGTCGCGGGCGGCCGAGGTGGGCTCGCGCTACATCACCACGCACCTGGAGCTGGCCGAGCTGGAGGAGTCCCGCTCCCGGCTGGCCATCGCCGAGGTCCGCGCCCTGCGCGCGCAGATCTCCCCGCACTTCCTGTACAACGCGCTGACCACGATCTCCTCGCTGGTCCGCACCGACCAGGAACAGGCGCGGGACCTGCTGCTCGACTTCGCCGACTTCACCCGCTACTCCTTCCGCACGGCCGGGGAGTTCACCACCCTCGGCGAGGAGCTGCACAACGTCGAGCGCTACCTGACCCTGGAGCGGGCCCGCTACGGCGACGCGCTCAACGCGCAGGTGCGCATCGCGCCGGAGGTGCTCTCCGTGGCGGTGCCGTTCCTGACCCTGCAACCGCTGGTGGAGAACGCGGTCCGGCACGGCCTGGCGAACAAGCCGGGCGGCGGCACGGTCACCGTGGTGGCCGCGGACAACGGGGCCGAGGCCACCATCAGCGTGGAGGACGACGGGGTCGGCATGGACCCCGAGCGGCTGTCCCAGGACCTGAACTCGCACTTCACCGGCGCGCACGTGGGCATCAACAACATCGACCACCGGCTGCGCTCCTTCTTCGGCAACGACTACGGCCTGGTGGTGGAGACCAACCTGGGCGCGGGCACGAAGATCAGCATGCGGGTCCCGAAGTTCACCGCAGGGGTGCACGCGCCGCCGCCGACCTGGCCGGATGCGGTGGGGCGCAAGCAGGAGGAAGCGCACCAGCCCACCGGCTGA
- a CDS encoding MerR family transcriptional regulator: MGPQPSSPEFRVGVVGGRLRSVDLARVAGVSTQQIRNYEDAGVLPRAERSPAGYRWFTERHRRALGTFYEVRKGFGAPVAQAIMRAVHDDDLPEALNLVSASHAALHEQRLNLKSVGEALELIARQDRAAPALPRTELRIGEVAAHLGVRPSALRVWESAGLLTPQRVPGSKYRTYRPADVRDARMISMLRQARYPLPHIRPILDGLRERGSSDALRAAVAERLAALTRRATAMLAGASHLHRYVTGQGAGPVTGD, encoded by the coding sequence ATGGGTCCTCAACCCTCAAGTCCGGAGTTCAGGGTGGGTGTGGTGGGCGGTCGGTTGCGGTCGGTTGACCTGGCGCGGGTGGCTGGGGTGTCAACGCAGCAGATCCGCAACTACGAGGACGCCGGGGTGTTGCCGAGGGCGGAGCGCTCGCCTGCGGGCTACCGGTGGTTCACCGAGCGGCATCGCCGGGCGCTGGGCACCTTCTACGAGGTGCGGAAGGGGTTCGGTGCCCCGGTCGCGCAGGCGATCATGCGGGCCGTGCACGACGATGACCTGCCCGAGGCGTTGAACCTGGTCAGCGCCAGTCATGCGGCACTGCACGAACAGCGGCTGAACCTGAAGTCGGTGGGGGAGGCGCTGGAGCTCATCGCGCGGCAGGACCGGGCCGCGCCCGCGCTGCCCAGGACCGAGCTGCGGATCGGCGAGGTGGCGGCGCACCTGGGGGTGCGGCCCTCGGCGTTGCGGGTGTGGGAGTCGGCGGGGCTGCTCACGCCACAGCGGGTGCCGGGCAGCAAGTACCGGACGTACCGGCCCGCCGATGTCCGGGACGCGCGGATGATCAGCATGCTGCGGCAGGCGCGGTACCCGCTGCCGCACATCCGGCCGATCCTGGACGGGTTGCGGGAGCGCGGCAGCAGTGACGCGTTGCGGGCCGCGGTCGCCGAACGGTTGGCCGCGTTGACCCGGCGCGCCACCGCGATGCTGGCCGGGGCCAGCCACTTGCACCGGTACGTGACGGGCCAGGGCGCGGGGCCGGTCACCGGCGACTGA
- a CDS encoding DNA-formamidopyrimidine glycosylase family protein → MPELPEVEALAHHLREHAVGRTVTRVDLASMTVLKTVAPQPTDLYGRAVTGASRFGKFLSLDCGDLHLVTHLSRAGWLRWSDELSAIPPKPGKGPLALRVHLGPPGKSPGFDLTEAGTQKRLAVYVVADPAQVPGIARLGPDALALSRPELAELLAGRGERIKTTLTDQTVLAGIGNAYSDEVLHAARLSPYATTGRLDEEAVDRLFTAMREILTDAVQRSVGQAAARLKGEKRAGLRVHARTGLPCPVCGDTVREVSFADKSMQYCPTCQTGGKPLADRRMSRLLK, encoded by the coding sequence GTGCCCGAACTGCCCGAGGTGGAGGCGCTGGCCCACCACCTGCGTGAGCACGCCGTCGGACGCACGGTGACCAGGGTCGACCTGGCCTCGATGACCGTGCTGAAGACGGTCGCGCCGCAGCCGACCGACCTCTACGGCCGGGCGGTGACCGGCGCGTCCCGCTTCGGCAAGTTCCTCTCCCTGGACTGCGGTGACCTGCACCTGGTCACCCACCTGTCCCGGGCGGGCTGGCTGCGCTGGTCCGACGAGCTCAGCGCCATCCCGCCCAAGCCGGGCAAGGGGCCGCTCGCGCTGCGGGTGCACCTGGGCCCGCCGGGCAAGTCCCCGGGCTTCGACCTCACCGAGGCGGGCACGCAGAAGCGGCTCGCCGTCTACGTGGTGGCCGATCCCGCGCAGGTGCCCGGCATCGCCAGGCTCGGGCCGGACGCGCTCGCGCTGAGCCGTCCCGAACTGGCTGAACTGCTGGCCGGGCGGGGCGAGCGGATCAAGACCACGCTGACCGACCAGACCGTGCTCGCCGGGATCGGCAACGCCTACTCCGACGAGGTGCTGCACGCGGCCAGGCTCTCCCCGTACGCCACCACCGGGCGGCTCGACGAGGAGGCGGTGGACCGGCTGTTCACCGCGATGCGGGAGATCCTCACCGACGCCGTCCAGCGCTCGGTCGGCCAGGCCGCGGCCCGGCTCAAGGGCGAGAAGCGGGCCGGGCTGCGGGTGCACGCGCGCACCGGACTGCCCTGCCCGGTGTGCGGGGACACCGTGCGCGAGGTGTCCTTCGCGGACAAGTCCATGCAGTACTGCCCGACCTGCCAGACCGGCGGCAAGCCGCTGGCCGACCGGCGGATGTCCCGGCTGCTGAAGTAG
- a CDS encoding (Fe-S)-binding protein has protein sequence MRVGLFATCLTDTFFPETAKATVRLLERLGCRVEFPLAQTCCGQMHFNTGYAKQARPMAVGYAEVFGDYDAVVAPSGSCTGMVRDIHPGLTESPVSARTYELSEFLVDVLGVTEVGAYFPHRVTYHPTCHSLRMLGVGEKPLRLLRAVRGLELVELPEASSCCGFGGTFAVKNAETSTAMLADKMHHVIGTSAEVLCAGDNSCLMHIGGGLSRLRSGVRPVHLAEILASTEEEPWSSATR, from the coding sequence ATGCGGGTCGGGTTGTTCGCGACCTGCCTGACCGACACGTTCTTCCCGGAGACCGCCAAGGCGACCGTGCGGCTGCTGGAGAGACTGGGCTGCCGGGTGGAGTTCCCGCTGGCGCAGACCTGCTGCGGCCAGATGCACTTCAACACCGGCTACGCCAAGCAGGCGCGGCCGATGGCGGTCGGCTACGCCGAGGTCTTCGGCGACTACGACGCGGTGGTCGCCCCCTCCGGCTCCTGCACCGGCATGGTCCGCGACATCCATCCCGGCCTCACCGAGTCCCCGGTCTCCGCGCGCACCTACGAGCTCTCCGAGTTCCTGGTCGACGTGCTGGGCGTGACCGAGGTCGGCGCGTACTTCCCGCACCGGGTCACCTACCACCCGACCTGCCACTCGCTGCGGATGCTCGGCGTCGGCGAGAAACCGCTGCGGCTGCTGCGCGCGGTGCGCGGGCTGGAGCTGGTCGAGCTGCCGGAGGCCAGCTCCTGCTGCGGGTTCGGCGGCACCTTCGCGGTGAAGAACGCCGAGACCTCCACCGCGATGCTGGCGGACAAGATGCACCACGTCATCGGCACCTCGGCCGAGGTGCTGTGCGCCGGCGACAACTCCTGCCTGATGCACATCGGCGGCGGGCTGTCCCGGCTGCGCAGCGGGGTGCGCCCGGTGCACCTGGCGGAGATCCTGGCGAGCACGGAGGAGGAACCATGGTCGTCCGCAACCCGGTGA
- a CDS encoding MmcQ/YjbR family DNA-binding protein produces the protein MVTPEELHTLALALPEAHERPAWGRACFRVKDKIFASMSPDGVEVAVKVAEDERHALVAGDPDTFSVPPHYRNWSMVVIQLATVEPDELRELLTEAWRTTAPKRLLAAFDAG, from the coding sequence ATGGTCACACCGGAGGAGCTGCACACCCTGGCCCTGGCGCTGCCCGAGGCGCACGAGCGCCCGGCCTGGGGACGCGCCTGTTTCCGGGTGAAGGACAAGATCTTCGCCTCGATGTCGCCCGATGGGGTGGAGGTGGCGGTCAAGGTGGCCGAGGACGAGCGGCACGCCTTGGTGGCCGGGGATCCGGACACCTTCAGCGTGCCGCCGCACTACCGGAACTGGAGCATGGTGGTCATCCAGCTGGCCACCGTCGAGCCCGATGAGCTCCGCGAACTGCTCACCGAAGCCTGGCGGACGACCGCGCCCAAGCGCCTGCTGGCCGCCTTCGACGCGGGTTAG
- a CDS encoding LutB/LldF family L-lactate oxidation iron-sulfur protein, with protein MVVRNPVTWLGTPAFPKAAKAALGNTQLRRNLRNATSTIRGKRAAAVAELPDWEQLRAAGAAIKDEVLANLDTYLVQLEAAVTARGGTVHWARDAAEANAIALRLIRATGETEVVKVKSMATAEIGLNEALAEGGVTAIETDLAELIVQLGQDRPSHILVPAIHRNRAEIKEIFQRAMPDVPADLTSEPRALAEAARRHLRRKFLSAKVAISGANFGVAETGSIVVVESEGNGRMCLTLPETLITVMGIEKVVPSWPDLEVFLQLLPRSSTAERMNPYTSVWTGVTPGDGPRAFHLILLDNGRTATLADEVGRQTLRCIRCSACLNVCPVYERTGGEAYGSVYPGPIGAILTPQLVNNPADKQAASLPFASSLCGACYEVCPVSINIPEVLTHLRARVVEDKGKLAPEALAMRALAWVMADAKRFERAQRAGTLARFLGRDGRITRLPWPGSKWTEVRDVPVPPAESFRSWWRRNRGEQ; from the coding sequence ATGGTCGTCCGCAACCCGGTGACCTGGCTGGGCACCCCGGCCTTCCCCAAGGCGGCCAAGGCGGCGCTCGGCAACACCCAGCTGCGCCGCAACCTGCGCAACGCCACCAGCACCATCCGCGGCAAGCGGGCCGCCGCGGTGGCCGAGCTGCCGGACTGGGAGCAGCTGCGCGCCGCCGGGGCCGCGATCAAGGACGAGGTGCTGGCCAACCTGGACACCTACCTGGTCCAGCTGGAGGCGGCGGTCACCGCCCGCGGCGGCACCGTGCACTGGGCCAGGGACGCCGCCGAGGCCAACGCGATCGCATTGCGGCTGATCCGCGCCACCGGCGAGACCGAGGTGGTCAAGGTGAAGTCCATGGCCACCGCGGAGATCGGCCTGAACGAGGCGCTGGCCGAGGGCGGGGTCACCGCGATCGAGACCGACCTGGCCGAGCTCATCGTGCAGCTCGGCCAGGACCGGCCCTCGCACATCCTGGTGCCCGCGATCCACCGCAACCGCGCGGAGATCAAGGAGATCTTCCAGCGCGCGATGCCGGACGTGCCAGCCGACCTGACCAGCGAGCCGCGCGCGCTGGCCGAGGCGGCCCGGCGGCACCTGCGGCGGAAGTTCCTCTCCGCCAAGGTGGCGATCTCCGGCGCCAACTTCGGCGTGGCCGAGACCGGGTCGATCGTGGTGGTGGAGTCCGAGGGCAACGGCCGGATGTGCCTGACCCTGCCGGAGACGCTGATCACCGTGATGGGCATCGAGAAGGTGGTGCCCAGCTGGCCGGACCTGGAGGTCTTCCTCCAACTGCTGCCGCGCTCCTCCACCGCCGAGCGGATGAACCCCTACACCTCGGTGTGGACCGGCGTGACCCCCGGCGACGGGCCGCGGGCGTTCCACCTGATCCTGCTGGACAACGGCCGCACCGCGACCCTGGCCGACGAGGTGGGCCGCCAGACGCTGCGCTGCATCCGCTGCTCGGCCTGCCTGAACGTGTGCCCGGTGTACGAGCGCACCGGCGGCGAGGCCTACGGCTCGGTCTACCCCGGCCCGATCGGCGCGATCCTGACCCCGCAGCTGGTCAACAACCCGGCGGACAAGCAGGCCGCCTCGCTGCCGTTCGCCTCCTCGCTGTGCGGGGCCTGCTACGAGGTCTGCCCGGTGTCGATCAACATCCCCGAGGTGCTCACCCACCTGCGGGCCAGAGTGGTCGAGGACAAGGGCAAGCTGGCCCCCGAGGCGCTGGCCATGCGCGCGCTGGCCTGGGTGATGGCCGACGCCAAGCGCTTCGAGCGGGCGCAGCGGGCCGGCACGCTGGCCCGGTTCCTCGGCCGCGACGGCCGGATCACCCGGCTGCCCTGGCCGGGCTCGAAGTGGACCGAGGTCCGCGACGTGCCGGTGCCGCCTGCCGAGTCGTTCCGCAGCTGGTGGAGGAGGAACCGCGGTGAGCAGTGA
- a CDS encoding ABC transporter ATP-binding protein, with protein MHFRTAPRTPASAEPVIQARDLRMSYGPTEVLHGVTLHAHRGEVLALLGPNGAGKTTTIEVLEGFRKRSSGEVRVLGVDPITGDESWRARLGIVLQSWRDHGRWQVRELLRHLGRYYTPFSTPARHRPFDTDELLTLVGLTNHANARADTLSGGQRRRLDVAIGLVGNPELLFLDEPTVGFDPQARQDFHELIGSLAARGDTTILLTTHDLAEAEKLATRILILAGGKVVANGTAQQLAHRMAGRPEVRFTRAGTRESHSVPDATSFVRDLLTQPGNEDITDLEVRRVSLEEVYLSLVRDHESGQLTNPAPQEVPA; from the coding sequence ATGCATTTCCGGACCGCACCAAGAACCCCGGCATCGGCCGAACCGGTGATCCAAGCCCGTGACCTGCGCATGAGCTACGGCCCGACCGAAGTGCTGCACGGCGTCACCCTGCACGCCCACCGCGGCGAGGTGCTGGCCCTGCTCGGCCCCAACGGCGCGGGAAAGACGACCACGATCGAAGTCCTGGAGGGTTTCCGAAAGCGTTCCAGCGGCGAAGTCCGGGTGCTGGGCGTGGACCCGATCACCGGCGACGAGTCCTGGCGCGCCCGCCTCGGCATCGTGCTGCAGTCCTGGCGCGACCACGGCCGCTGGCAGGTCCGCGAACTGCTCCGCCACCTCGGCCGCTACTACACCCCGTTCAGCACCCCGGCCCGCCACCGCCCCTTCGACACCGACGAGCTGCTCACCCTGGTCGGCCTGACCAACCACGCCAACGCCAGGGCGGACACCCTCTCCGGCGGCCAGCGCCGCCGCCTGGACGTGGCGATCGGCCTGGTCGGCAACCCGGAGCTGCTGTTCCTGGACGAGCCGACGGTCGGCTTCGACCCCCAGGCCCGCCAGGACTTCCACGAGCTGATCGGCAGCCTGGCCGCCCGCGGCGACACCACCATCCTGCTCACCACCCACGACCTGGCCGAGGCCGAGAAGCTGGCCACCCGAATCCTGATCCTGGCCGGGGGCAAGGTGGTCGCCAACGGCACCGCGCAGCAGCTGGCCCACCGCATGGCAGGCCGGCCCGAGGTCCGCTTCACCCGCGCGGGCACCAGGGAGTCCCACTCGGTTCCCGACGCCACCAGCTTCGTCCGCGACCTGCTCACCCAGCCCGGCAACGAGGACATCACCGACCTGGAAGTCCGCCGGGTCTCCCTGGAAGAGGTCTACCTGTCCCTGGTCCGCGACCACGAGTCCGGCCAGCTGACCAACCCGGCCCCGCAGGAGGTGCCCGCATGA
- a CDS encoding DUF1990 domain-containing protein has product MSGRLARIHDRAKTAEVTYAEVGVTRTAACPPGFRRVSRSLVLARGEAEFARAKRALREWATHRGFGRGIYPERAGQEVGDTVVAVLGFGPVSVTGPCRVVWRVDEQRRSGFGYGTLPGHPVTGEESFVLVMDPDGLVEFTITAVSRPGGALARVAGPIGRLAQRVAMAAYLRALR; this is encoded by the coding sequence ATGAGCGGACGACTGGCGCGCATCCACGACCGGGCGAAGACCGCCGAGGTGACCTACGCCGAAGTCGGCGTGACGAGGACGGCGGCCTGCCCGCCCGGGTTCCGGCGGGTCAGCCGGAGCCTGGTGCTGGCGCGGGGGGAGGCGGAGTTCGCACGGGCGAAGCGGGCGTTGCGGGAGTGGGCGACGCACCGCGGGTTCGGGCGCGGGATCTACCCGGAGCGGGCGGGGCAGGAGGTCGGGGACACCGTGGTCGCGGTGCTCGGGTTCGGGCCGGTCTCGGTGACCGGGCCGTGCCGGGTGGTGTGGCGGGTGGACGAGCAGCGGCGCAGCGGGTTCGGCTACGGGACGCTGCCGGGCCACCCCGTCACCGGCGAGGAGAGCTTCGTGCTGGTCATGGACCCGGACGGGCTGGTCGAGTTCACCATCACCGCGGTCTCCCGGCCCGGCGGCGCGCTGGCGCGGGTGGCCGGGCCGATCGGCCGGCTGGCCCAGCGGGTGGCCATGGCGGCCTACCTGCGGGCACTGCGCTAG
- a CDS encoding ABC transporter permease: MTPTLSALRTGLERARIEFRHQATSAQEVWGVLFFPVIALLVMFILRDTTVPGTTFSLGTQSLPGILAMNVMLTGFTGLAMTLTTDRADNTLLRAKATPHGMLGYLTGRILSRAGMTTLGALLPLLPAPFLFPGLTLNHPTTWPTLIAYLTLALLAVLPLGVITGSLITNPQSLSLVTLPMMLLLAISGIFYPITALPDWLQALAQLFPLYWLGLALRSALLPDSLATAELAESWRPLETTLALSTWAALGLLLAPFVLRRMARRDSGTPPRRRPTIPA, from the coding sequence ATGACCCCGACCCTCAGCGCCCTGCGCACCGGCCTGGAACGCGCCCGCATCGAGTTCCGCCACCAGGCCACCAGCGCCCAGGAAGTCTGGGGCGTGCTGTTCTTCCCGGTGATCGCCCTGCTGGTGATGTTCATCCTGCGCGACACCACCGTCCCCGGCACTACGTTCTCCCTCGGCACCCAGTCCCTGCCCGGCATCCTGGCCATGAACGTGATGCTCACCGGCTTCACCGGCCTGGCCATGACCCTGACCACCGACCGAGCCGACAACACCCTGCTCCGCGCCAAGGCCACCCCGCACGGAATGCTCGGCTACCTGACGGGCCGCATCCTCAGCCGAGCCGGCATGACCACCCTGGGCGCCCTGCTCCCCTTGCTCCCCGCCCCCTTCCTCTTCCCCGGCCTGACCCTCAACCACCCGACCACCTGGCCAACCCTGATCGCCTACCTGACCCTGGCCCTCCTGGCGGTCCTCCCCCTCGGCGTCATCACCGGCTCCCTGATCACCAACCCCCAGTCCCTGAGCCTGGTAACCCTCCCGATGATGCTGCTCCTGGCCATCTCCGGAATCTTCTACCCCATCACCGCCCTCCCCGACTGGCTCCAAGCCCTAGCTCAACTCTTCCCCCTGTACTGGCTGGGCCTGGCCCTCCGCTCCGCCCTACTCCCCGATTCCCTGGCCACAGCAGAACTAGCGGAATCCTGGCGCCCCCTGGAAACCACCCTCGCCCTCAGCACCTGGGCCGCCCTGGGCCTACTCCTGGCACCGTTCGTCCTCCGCCGCATGGCCCGCCGCGACTCCGGCACACCCCCAAGAAGAAGGCCCACCATCCCGGCCTGA
- a CDS encoding DUF983 domain-containing protein: MTRLVRGADGRKWTVRTNVEWSSPAGMDEFEHDVSGGHGAAVLMATLMVVLTAVLIIWTPAAVIIPPWLILALALVFLFFPLRWVVRRPWTVVAETPGELDDAGPERWVGNVRGYLSMRQEAIKVARDIEVYSSPAFDGPLQPVD, translated from the coding sequence ATGACGCGGTTGGTACGGGGTGCGGACGGTCGGAAGTGGACCGTGCGCACCAACGTCGAGTGGTCCAGCCCGGCGGGCATGGACGAGTTCGAGCACGACGTGAGCGGTGGCCACGGCGCCGCGGTGCTGATGGCCACGCTGATGGTGGTGCTCACCGCGGTATTGATCATCTGGACCCCGGCCGCGGTGATCATTCCGCCCTGGCTGATCCTGGCCCTCGCGCTGGTCTTCCTGTTCTTCCCGTTGCGCTGGGTGGTGCGCAGGCCGTGGACGGTGGTCGCGGAGACCCCCGGCGAGCTGGACGACGCCGGGCCGGAGCGCTGGGTCGGCAACGTGCGCGGCTACCTGAGCATGCGCCAGGAGGCGATCAAGGTGGCCAGGGACATCGAGGTCTACTCCTCGCCCGCCTTCGACGGCCCGCTGCAGCCGGTGGACTGA